One segment of Marinobacter sediminum DNA contains the following:
- a CDS encoding TrpB-like pyridoxal phosphate-dependent enzyme yields MQTKFLLDESQMPKHWYNLQADLPEPLPAVLHPGTQQPVGPSDLEPLFPMALIEQEVTTEREIEIPEPVRDVYQLWRPAPLYRAHRLEKALGTPAKIFYKYEGVSPAGSHKPNTAIPQAFYNREAGIRTLTTETGAGQWGTSLSFAGSLFDIDVTVFQVRVSYNQKPYRRAVMETYGAKCVASPSELTEFGRKVLAENPDHNGSLGIAISEAVELAVQDPNTKYALGSVLNHVLLHQSVIGLEAMQQMEMADCWPDVIVGCTGGGSNFAGIAFPFMGHALRGGEKSRIVAVEPSACPTLTRGKYAYDYGDTAHMTPLTKMHTLGSGFTPPGFHAGGLRYHGMAPLVSHAKELGLFEAVSYTQRECFEAGVLFARNEGIVPAPEANHAVKGAIDEAMRCKREGKEEVILFNLCGHGHFDMAAYTSYFAGELSDHEYDEQELAMALSGLPSVNA; encoded by the coding sequence ATGCAAACGAAGTTTCTTCTCGACGAAAGCCAGATGCCAAAGCACTGGTACAACCTACAGGCTGATCTACCGGAACCATTGCCGGCGGTGTTGCACCCTGGCACTCAGCAACCGGTCGGGCCGTCGGATCTGGAACCTCTGTTCCCGATGGCGCTGATTGAGCAGGAAGTGACAACCGAGCGGGAAATTGAAATTCCCGAACCGGTCCGGGATGTATACCAGCTCTGGCGTCCTGCACCACTTTATCGTGCCCATCGCCTGGAAAAGGCGCTCGGCACACCGGCCAAGATCTTTTACAAGTATGAGGGTGTGAGCCCCGCTGGCAGCCACAAGCCAAATACGGCCATTCCCCAGGCGTTTTATAACCGTGAAGCGGGTATACGAACCCTCACTACCGAAACTGGTGCCGGGCAGTGGGGCACTTCGCTGTCGTTTGCCGGCTCCCTGTTCGATATTGATGTGACGGTGTTTCAGGTGCGGGTTTCCTATAACCAGAAACCTTATCGTCGTGCCGTCATGGAAACGTATGGCGCCAAATGCGTCGCTTCCCCATCGGAGCTGACGGAGTTTGGTCGCAAGGTGCTGGCGGAGAATCCGGATCACAACGGCAGTCTGGGTATTGCTATTTCAGAAGCGGTGGAACTGGCGGTGCAGGATCCGAACACAAAGTACGCACTGGGATCTGTGCTGAACCATGTGCTGCTTCATCAGAGTGTGATCGGTCTGGAAGCAATGCAACAGATGGAAATGGCGGATTGCTGGCCGGATGTGATTGTCGGTTGTACCGGAGGTGGTTCAAACTTTGCCGGCATCGCTTTCCCGTTTATGGGCCACGCATTGCGTGGGGGTGAGAAGTCACGAATCGTTGCCGTAGAACCATCGGCCTGCCCGACGCTGACACGGGGCAAATATGCCTACGACTATGGCGATACCGCTCACATGACACCGCTTACCAAGATGCACACCCTGGGCTCCGGTTTCACCCCGCCGGGCTTCCATGCCGGCGGTCTTCGCTACCACGGCATGGCTCCGCTGGTGTCTCACGCCAAGGAGCTCGGGTTGTTTGAGGCGGTATCCTATACCCAGCGCGAATGTTTTGAAGCCGGTGTGTTGTTTGCCCGGAACGAGGGCATCGTGCCGGCACCGGAAGCGAACCATGCGGTCAAAGGGGCCATTGATGAGGCGATGCGCTGTAAACGCGAAGGCAAGGAAGAAGTGATTCTTTTCAACCTTTGCGGTCACGGCCACTTCGACATGGCAGCCTACACGTCCTACTTTGCGGGTGAGCTGAGCGATCACGAATACGACGAGCAGGAGCTGGCAATGGCCCTGTCCGGGCTACCGTCAGTTAACGCCTGA
- a CDS encoding PrkA family serine protein kinase codes for MTIMQHFKDRYESTQEEEFSLEEYLEICKKDPTAYATAAERMLIAIGEPELVDTSRDPRLSRIFSNKVIKRYPEFSEFYGMEDAVENIVSFFRHAAQGLEEKKQILYLLGPVGGGKSSLAEKLKFLMQKVPFYAIKGSPVNESPLGLFDPAEDAQILEEEYGVPARYLKNIMSPWAVKRLHEFGGDISQFRVVKKFPSVLDQIGVSKTEPGDDNNQDISALVGKVNIRMLEDFSQDDPDAYSFSGGLCKANQGLLEFVEMFKAPIKVLHPLLTATQEGNYNTTEGMGSVPFDGVILAHSNESEWQTFRNNKHNEAFLDRVYIVKVPYCVRVTEEIEIYRKLLSNSSLEGAPCAPDTLDMLAQFSVLSRIKDPDNSSIFSKMRVYDGQNIKDTDPKAKSIQEYRDTAGVMEGMDGLSTRFAFKILSKVFNFDTTEVAANPVHLLYVLEKQIEQEQFPAETHEKYLRFIKEFLAPHYVQFIGKEIQTAYLESYSEYGQNLFDRYVTYADFWIQDQEYRDPETGEILDRSSINDELEKIEKPAGISNPKDFRNEVVNFVLRARANNQGRNPSWLSYEKLRSVIEKKMFSNTEDLLPVISFNPKASQEDQKKHKQFVERMVDRGYTEKQVRLLAEWYLRVRKSH; via the coding sequence ATGACCATCATGCAGCACTTCAAAGACCGGTATGAGAGTACCCAGGAAGAAGAATTCAGCCTGGAGGAATACCTGGAGATCTGCAAAAAGGACCCAACGGCCTATGCCACGGCCGCTGAGAGAATGTTAATTGCCATCGGCGAACCAGAACTTGTCGATACCTCTCGTGACCCCCGCCTGTCACGCATCTTTTCCAATAAAGTTATCAAACGATACCCGGAATTCTCCGAGTTCTACGGCATGGAAGATGCCGTGGAGAACATCGTTTCGTTCTTCCGCCATGCCGCACAGGGTCTTGAAGAAAAGAAGCAGATTCTCTACCTGCTCGGCCCGGTAGGCGGTGGTAAGTCCTCTCTGGCAGAGAAGCTCAAGTTCCTGATGCAGAAGGTTCCGTTTTACGCCATCAAGGGCTCGCCGGTAAATGAGTCACCACTGGGGCTGTTCGATCCTGCCGAAGATGCTCAGATCCTGGAAGAGGAGTACGGTGTTCCTGCCCGTTACCTGAAGAACATCATGTCCCCCTGGGCGGTCAAACGCCTGCACGAATTTGGCGGGGATATCAGCCAGTTCCGTGTGGTGAAGAAGTTCCCTTCCGTGCTCGATCAGATCGGCGTTTCCAAAACCGAGCCCGGCGACGACAACAACCAGGACATTTCAGCCCTGGTGGGCAAGGTGAACATCCGGATGCTGGAAGATTTCTCCCAGGATGATCCGGATGCTTACAGCTTCAGTGGTGGTTTGTGTAAGGCAAATCAGGGGCTTCTGGAATTCGTGGAGATGTTCAAGGCCCCCATCAAGGTACTTCACCCGTTGCTGACAGCCACGCAGGAAGGCAACTACAACACCACCGAAGGGATGGGTTCGGTGCCGTTTGACGGCGTCATTCTGGCCCACTCCAACGAATCCGAGTGGCAGACATTCCGTAACAACAAACACAACGAGGCATTCCTCGACCGGGTCTACATCGTCAAGGTGCCCTATTGTGTGCGCGTCACGGAAGAAATCGAAATTTACCGCAAGCTCCTGAGCAACAGCTCCCTGGAAGGTGCTCCCTGCGCGCCGGACACGCTGGATATGCTGGCCCAGTTCTCGGTGCTTTCCCGCATCAAGGATCCGGATAACTCCAGTATCTTCTCCAAGATGCGTGTCTACGACGGACAGAACATCAAAGACACAGACCCAAAGGCCAAGTCCATCCAGGAGTACCGGGATACGGCGGGCGTAATGGAAGGGATGGATGGTCTGTCCACCCGTTTCGCCTTCAAGATCCTTTCGAAGGTATTCAACTTCGATACTACCGAGGTCGCGGCCAACCCGGTTCACCTGCTCTACGTGCTGGAAAAGCAGATTGAGCAGGAGCAGTTCCCGGCAGAAACTCACGAGAAGTATCTGAGATTCATTAAAGAGTTCCTGGCACCGCACTACGTCCAGTTTATTGGCAAGGAAATCCAGACAGCCTACCTGGAGAGTTATAGCGAATACGGGCAGAACCTGTTTGACCGCTATGTCACCTATGCCGACTTCTGGATTCAGGATCAGGAATATCGGGATCCGGAAACCGGGGAGATCCTCGACCGCTCCTCCATCAACGATGAACTGGAGAAGATCGAGAAACCCGCGGGCATCAGCAATCCGAAGGACTTCCGCAACGAAGTGGTCAACTTTGTGCTGAGGGCCAGAGCCAACAACCAGGGCCGCAACCCATCATGGCTCAGCTACGAGAAGCTGCGTAGCGTGATCGAGAAGAAAATGTTCTCGAATACCGAGGACCTGCTGCCAGTCATTTCCTTCAACCCGAAAGCCAGCCAGGAAGATCAGAAGAAGCACAAGCAGTTCGTCGAGCGCATGGTCGATCGAGGCTACACGGAGAAACAGGTACGCCTGCTTGCAGAGTGGTATCTGAGGGTTCGTAAGTCTCACTAA
- a CDS encoding SpoVR family protein yields the protein MTDTMDRPNVPDSGQPRDREPISTSSEWTFELIQQYDDEIARCAAEFGLDTYPNQIEVISAEQMMDAYSSVGMPVGYHHWSFGKQFLSTSKGYQRGQMGLAYEIVINSNPCIAYLMEENTLPMQALVIAHASYGHNSFFKGNYLFQTWTDASAIIDYLVFARHYVAECEERYGVDAVEQILDSCHALMNYGVDRYKRPAPISAVEEQRRQQEREEYQQRRINDLWRTIPRPDEDDDPVKRRKRYPEEPQENILYFIEKNAPLLETWQREVVRIVRKLAQYFYPQRQTQVMNEGWATFWHYTLLHRMYEKGLVNDGFMLEFLQSHTAVVYQPPFNSPWYSGINPYTLGFSMFTDLRRICEAPTEEDRHWFPDIADSDWVKTLHFAMHNFKDESFIQQFLSPKVMRDLKLFSIENDDQEEVYRVTAIHDDPGYRVLREKLARQYNLSYREPNIQVWNVDVRGDRSLTLRHIPVDRVPLGNETEEVLRHVHRLWGFDVHLESVDEGAVLEEYHCPPKGPDDVSH from the coding sequence ATGACCGACACCATGGATCGCCCCAACGTACCGGACAGCGGACAACCCCGGGACCGCGAGCCCATTTCCACCAGCTCGGAGTGGACCTTCGAGCTGATCCAGCAGTATGACGATGAAATTGCCAGGTGCGCTGCGGAGTTTGGGCTGGACACCTACCCCAACCAGATTGAGGTCATCAGCGCCGAGCAGATGATGGACGCCTACAGCTCTGTGGGTATGCCCGTGGGGTATCATCACTGGTCCTTCGGAAAGCAGTTCCTCAGCACCTCCAAGGGATATCAGCGTGGGCAGATGGGGCTGGCCTACGAGATTGTGATTAACTCCAACCCCTGCATCGCGTACCTGATGGAGGAAAATACGTTGCCCATGCAGGCACTGGTCATTGCCCACGCCTCCTATGGACACAACTCCTTCTTCAAAGGTAACTACCTTTTCCAGACCTGGACCGACGCCAGCGCCATCATTGATTACCTGGTATTTGCCCGACACTATGTCGCGGAATGTGAAGAAAGGTATGGCGTTGATGCCGTTGAACAGATCCTCGATTCCTGTCACGCCCTGATGAATTACGGTGTCGACCGTTACAAGCGACCGGCACCGATTTCCGCGGTTGAAGAACAGCGTCGACAGCAGGAGCGGGAAGAGTACCAGCAGCGTCGTATCAACGACCTCTGGCGCACCATTCCCAGACCGGACGAAGACGATGACCCGGTAAAGCGCAGGAAACGCTATCCGGAGGAACCCCAAGAGAACATCCTTTACTTCATTGAGAAGAACGCACCGCTACTGGAAACCTGGCAGCGGGAAGTCGTTCGCATCGTCCGCAAGCTTGCCCAGTATTTCTACCCGCAGCGCCAGACTCAGGTGATGAATGAGGGTTGGGCCACCTTCTGGCACTACACATTGCTGCACCGGATGTATGAAAAGGGTCTGGTGAACGACGGCTTTATGCTGGAGTTCCTGCAAAGTCATACTGCGGTGGTTTATCAGCCACCCTTCAACAGCCCCTGGTATTCAGGCATCAACCCCTACACTCTGGGTTTCTCGATGTTCACGGACCTGAGACGGATCTGCGAAGCCCCAACGGAAGAAGATCGCCACTGGTTTCCGGACATTGCCGACTCGGACTGGGTCAAAACTCTCCACTTCGCCATGCACAACTTCAAGGACGAAAGTTTCATCCAGCAATTCCTGTCACCGAAGGTCATGCGGGACCTGAAGCTCTTCTCCATTGAAAACGACGATCAGGAAGAGGTGTACCGGGTTACTGCTATTCACGATGATCCCGGTTACCGGGTCCTCCGTGAGAAGCTGGCGCGGCAATACAACCTCAGCTACCGCGAACCCAATATCCAGGTCTGGAATGTGGATGTCCGGGGGGATCGTTCCCTGACACTGAGGCACATTCCCGTCGACAGGGTGCCTCTGGGTAACGAAACGGAAGAAGTGCTTCGACACGTACACCGGCTCTGGGGCTTTGATGTTCATCTGGAGAGCGTTGACGAGGGAGCCGTGCTGGAGGAGTATCACTGCCCGCCAAAGGGGCCGGATGACGTCAGCCACTGA
- a CDS encoding YeaH/YhbH family protein: MTHVVDRRLNGKNKSAVNRERFLRRYRHHIKKAVADAVHRRSITDIERGESVSIPSRDIDEPIFHHGQGGRREVVHPGNQEFVAGDTIPKPPGGSGQGQGQGQASPDGEGMDEFAFQITQDEFLEFLFDDLELPNLARKKLKDTEAYKYVRSGFSTQGVPAKLDVVRSLRGAHARRLGLGGARKKKIRELEEQLAELKSAPADLDPAFSHEDQIQVLEEEIARLKANVKRIPFIDEIDLRYRQHLKQPQPATSAVMFCLMDVSGSMTQMHKDIAKRFFILLYLFLQKNYKKIEVVFIRHHTSAKEVDEEEFFYSRETGGTIVSSALKLMHKIIESRYSPSEWNIYAAQASDGDNWNDDSPVCSKILADSILPLVQYYAYVEITPQDHQMLWYEYEKIMERFPQSFAIQQIADPGEIYPVFRQLFERKAA, from the coding sequence ATGACCCACGTAGTCGACCGGCGACTGAACGGGAAAAACAAGAGCGCAGTGAACCGGGAACGGTTCCTGCGCCGTTATCGCCACCACATTAAAAAAGCGGTGGCGGATGCGGTGCATCGGCGCTCCATTACCGATATTGAACGGGGAGAAAGCGTCAGTATTCCGTCCCGGGATATTGATGAACCCATTTTCCACCATGGCCAGGGTGGCCGCCGGGAGGTGGTGCATCCCGGCAACCAGGAGTTTGTGGCCGGGGACACGATCCCCAAACCACCGGGAGGCAGCGGTCAGGGCCAGGGGCAAGGCCAGGCCAGCCCCGATGGCGAAGGCATGGATGAATTTGCTTTTCAGATTACTCAGGACGAGTTTCTCGAGTTCCTGTTCGATGATCTGGAATTGCCCAACCTCGCCCGCAAGAAACTGAAGGACACCGAAGCCTACAAATACGTACGTTCAGGCTTCTCCACCCAGGGAGTGCCGGCCAAGCTGGATGTGGTGCGCTCGCTAAGAGGCGCACATGCACGGCGACTGGGCCTGGGGGGTGCCCGGAAAAAGAAAATCCGCGAACTGGAAGAGCAACTGGCCGAACTCAAGTCCGCACCTGCAGACCTCGACCCAGCCTTCAGCCACGAGGATCAGATTCAGGTTCTGGAAGAAGAAATTGCGCGGCTCAAAGCCAACGTTAAACGCATTCCTTTTATCGACGAGATTGACCTGCGCTACCGGCAGCACCTGAAACAGCCGCAACCCGCCACCAGCGCGGTAATGTTCTGCCTGATGGATGTTTCAGGGTCGATGACCCAGATGCACAAGGACATCGCCAAGCGATTCTTTATCCTGCTCTACCTGTTCCTGCAGAAGAACTACAAGAAGATCGAAGTGGTCTTCATTCGTCACCACACCAGTGCCAAGGAAGTGGATGAAGAGGAGTTTTTCTATTCCAGGGAAACCGGCGGCACCATCGTTTCCAGCGCCCTGAAGCTCATGCACAAGATTATCGAGTCCCGATACTCGCCGTCTGAATGGAATATATACGCCGCCCAGGCATCGGACGGAGACAACTGGAATGACGACTCCCCTGTATGCAGCAAAATTCTGGCCGACAGTATTCTGCCCCTGGTGCAATACTATGCCTATGTGGAGATTACGCCCCAGGACCACCAGATGCTCTGGTATGAATATGAGAAAATCATGGAGCGATTCCCCCAGAGCTTTGCCATTCAGCAGATAGCCGATCCGGGCGAGATTTATCCGGTATTCCGGCAACTGTTCGAGAGGAAGGCCGCATGA